The following are encoded together in the Deltaproteobacteria bacterium genome:
- a CDS encoding ATP-binding protein, with protein sequence MRRILENGLSEWFRNPRRKPLILRGARQVGKSTLIRNFARQQQLQLIEINLERHPRLNDIFKTNAPQKIFFELEALTGQNLHTEKTLLFLDEIQATPYALAALRYLHEDFPDIPIVSAGSLLEFVLASHNFSMPVGRIEYLHLGPMTFIEFLWAMNENDLSNIIQNYQLGQPFASIAHERLLERQRQFLFIGGMPESILAYSQTKSLLEARKIHRTIIQTYQDDFPKYSPADRTRNMVQKTLDACPRIIGKKMKFTQISRDDRANEIRSAVDILIKARLLLPVYHTDCSGIPLKSTQDDQVYKVYFLDVGLFNYLCGLEWSDIAQLGERELINEGVLAEQFVAQHLAYRQDGTEKPQINYWLRESKTQNAEVDFVISKGKKIIPIEVKAGKSGSLRSLQHLILAKNIKSALRLDLNLPSQQAVEHHLTGPAHSGLSVSFNLISFPLYFAQEISRIVSKL encoded by the coding sequence ATGCGTAGAATTTTAGAAAATGGTCTTTCAGAATGGTTTCGAAATCCTAGGCGAAAACCGCTCATTTTACGGGGGGCTCGACAAGTTGGAAAATCTACACTTATTAGAAACTTTGCCCGACAACAGCAGCTGCAACTAATAGAAATTAATCTGGAAAGACATCCCCGACTTAACGATATTTTCAAAACGAACGCTCCTCAAAAAATTTTTTTTGAACTTGAAGCACTGACAGGACAAAATCTTCACACTGAAAAAACGCTACTCTTTTTGGATGAAATTCAGGCCACCCCCTACGCCTTAGCTGCCTTGCGTTATCTGCATGAAGATTTTCCTGATATTCCCATTGTATCGGCCGGATCACTTTTAGAATTTGTGTTGGCCTCTCACAATTTTTCAATGCCTGTGGGAAGAATTGAATATCTCCACCTCGGACCCATGACATTCATTGAATTCCTTTGGGCTATGAACGAAAATGATTTGTCCAATATCATTCAAAACTATCAACTGGGTCAGCCCTTTGCCAGCATTGCGCATGAACGCTTATTAGAAAGACAGAGACAATTTCTATTTATTGGGGGAATGCCCGAGAGTATTTTAGCCTATTCGCAAACAAAAAGCCTTTTAGAAGCTCGAAAAATTCACCGCACCATCATTCAAACCTACCAGGATGATTTTCCAAAATATAGCCCAGCGGATCGCACACGAAACATGGTTCAAAAAACTCTCGATGCCTGTCCCAGAATTATTGGGAAAAAAATGAAGTTTACCCAAATTTCTCGAGACGATCGAGCAAACGAAATTCGTTCGGCCGTTGATATTTTAATAAAAGCACGCTTACTTCTTCCCGTTTACCATACGGATTGTTCTGGAATTCCTTTAAAATCCACTCAGGATGATCAGGTTTATAAGGTCTATTTTTTAGATGTGGGTCTTTTTAATTATCTTTGTGGACTTGAATGGTCAGACATCGCTCAGCTTGGTGAAAGAGAACTCATTAATGAAGGAGTTTTGGCAGAACAATTTGTTGCTCAACACTTAGCCTACCGTCAGGATGGAACTGAAAAGCCTCAAATAAATTATTGGCTTCGTGAAAGTAAAACTCAAAATGCAGAGGTCGATTTTGTGATTTCTAAAGGAAAGAAAATAATTCCCATTGAAGTCAAAGCAGGAAAAAGCGGATCTTTGAGATCTCTCCAACATCTTATTTTAGCTAAAAATATCAAATCCGCGTTACGCTTAGATCTTAATCTTCCCTCCCAGCAAGCAGTCGAACATCACCTCACGGGTCCCGCTCATTCGGGATTAAGCGTCAGTTTTAATCTAATTTCATTTCCTCTTTATTTTGCACAAGAAATCTCAAGAATTGTTTCAAAGCTCTAG